A single Chanos chanos chromosome 8, fChaCha1.1, whole genome shotgun sequence DNA region contains:
- the thrap3a gene encoding thyroid hormone receptor-associated protein 3: MSKTEKSTSRSRSRSGSRSRSRSYSRSRSRSRSRSHSRSRKHRYRSRSRSRSHSPPHNRERNYPREYQKNREFRGYHRGFRRPYYHRGRGRGLFRGRFQRGRGGGYNNYRSNNWQDFRQQAQQQQSKQQQQLSHSPRRGRSRSHSPKKHSESPQSCSHSRRSDRSSSGRSQPSCCSPNSPKEKFGSGAAKDSVSDVTEGAKENQNGEGGDEFLTDNANAAGPAEGQGSSGGDVRQVLTDNGTSPKRASPQICSAIIADQVHPATSEQKAIPKSTNASTNGTTKWQAIGNASFTKSPSKKSPTAVFSGFGSFTNVDQKPEDRRAISIAFKKFLEEHKSKKTTFELENGLDQDAHKDDIVCKLGRGKSETLNFEKSSDTGLADVAEHSNKNERENYKYFENFEGNMPASSFRNGPPPFISGDGKKEGDQEEMSHHKMRELEDDSPKWKSKATLSAQELFEEHLSKLDEMNWDDELEALLYRSKQERAAAIMASLTKKEMPGVLKGFSSEKPSKIKRREKISLSSSPSPPPQLWRSSENREPEMFMVMSDESPPRSSGKRGTEFNVRMDSLSNQMARSSSIFDDERIPRGLIQHKKEQEFRSIFQHIQGTQLRRSPSELFAQHIVTIVHQIKAQHFPSSGMTLNDRFAMYRRRAAEMESTKPRKSPEIHRRIDVSPSAFKKHSHLFEEMKSSMDSSNKAEGKKMKNDSVDLRLDIERRKKISSREGDNYKPDWGQHSEESPELRREQYTGKPSKHHRKSKKSKRKRARSHSSSSSTSSSSQSHEEAEAREEGFDKARLGPKEYGGTMEGGKPRGGFQCRVRGRGWNRGNYPGNNSNGMTMPDYLKNEDWDPEHTPKSKKYYLHDDRDGEGERKWTDARGRGRGNVPCVRGRFILRRPTSISTTNDSSPKWTHDKFQGSSEDADMADEDVDQDHKEENSLGVKINLKQ, translated from the exons ATGtccaaaacagagaaatctaCTTCAAGGTCACGCTCTCGATCCGGTTCCAGATCCAGGTCACGATCTTACTCCCGTTCCCGTTCCCGTTCCAGGTCCCGATCGCACTCCAGGTCGAGGAAACACCGCTACAG GTCTCGCTCTCGGTCAAGATCCCATTCTCCGCCCCATAATCGGGAGCGGAACTACCCCAGGGAGTACCAAAAAAACCGTGAGTTCCGAGGCTACCACAGAGGTTTCCGGAGGCCTTATTATCACCGAGGCCGAGGCCGAGGCCTCTTCCGGGGCCGCTTCCAACGTGGAAGGGGAGGTGGATATAACAACTATCGATCCAACAACTGGCAAGATTTCCGGCAACAAGCACAACAGCAGCAAtcaaaacagcaacagcagctcTCCCACAGTCCCAGGCGAGGGCGCTCTCGTTCGCACAGCCCTAAGAAACATTCAGAAAGTCCTCAGTCTTGCAGCCACTCCCGTCGTTCTGACAGGTCCTCATCGGGGCGCTCACAACCGTCCTGCTGTTCTCCCAACTCTCCAAAAGAGAAATTTGGGTCTGGGGCCGCAAAGGACAGCGTTAGTGATGTGACGGAGGGAGCTAAGGAGAACCAGAATGGAGAAGGGGGAGATGAGTTTCTGACAGACAATGCAAATGCAGCGGGTCCTGCTGAGGGACAGGGGAGCAGTGGTGGTGACGTTAGACAGGTCTTGACCGACAATGGTACCAGTCCTAAAAGGGCCAGCCCTCAGATTTGCTCTGCTATCATTGCCGATCAAGTTCACCCAGCAACTAGTGAACAGAAAGCCATCCCTAAGAGTACAAATGCCTCTACTAATGGTACCACTAAATGGCAGGCAATAGGCAATGCATCTTTCACCAAAAGCCCTTCAAAGAAAAGTCCTACAGCAGTCTTCTCTGGTTTTGGGTCCTTTACAAATGTTGACCAGAAGCCAGAGGATCGAAGAGCAATCTCCATTGCTTTCAAAAA ATTCCTGGAGGAGCACAAgagtaaaaaaacaacttttgaaTTGGAGAATGGCCTCGATCAGGATGCACACAAAGACGACATAGTGTGCAAACTAGGGAGGGGAAAATCAGAAACATTAAACTTTGAGAAGAGCTCTGATACTGGTCTTGCAGACGTTGCAGAACATAGCAAcaaaaatgagagggagaactacaaatattttgaaaattttgAGGGTAACATGCCAGCAAGCAGTTTTCGAAATGGTCCTCCTCCATTTATCAGTGGAGATGGTAAGAAAGAGGGGGATCAGGAGGAAATGTCCCACCATAAGATGAGGGAGCTGGAAGATGACTCTCCCAAATGGAAAAGCAAGGCCACACTCTCTGCTCAAGAGCTATTTGAGGAGCACTTAAGCAAGCTTGATGAAATGAATTGGGATGATGAATTGGAGGCCTTGCTGTATAGAAGTAAGCAGGAAAGAGCTGCAGCCATCATGGCTTCTCTGACCAAGAAGGAGATGCCAGGTGTTTTGAAGGGTTTCTCCTCTGAAAAGCCCTCAAAGATCAAACGCAGAGAAAAAATCTCATTGAGTTCATCTCCTTCACCTCCACCCCAACTTTGGAGGAGCTCTGAGAACCGTGAACCAGAGATGTTCATGGTGATGAGTGATGAGTCCCCACCCAGGTCCTCTGGGAAAAGAGGGACAGAATTTAATGTTAGAATGGACTCCCTCAGCAATCAAATGGCAAG ATCATCCAGTATTTTTGATGATGAAAGGATTCCCAGAGGTCTTATCCAGCATAAAAAGGAGCAGGAGTTCCGCTCCATTTTTCAGCACATTCAGGGAACCCAGTTACGTAGGAGCCCCTCCGAGCTGTTTGCACAGCACATCGTAACCATTGTTCACCAAATCAAAG CTCAGCATTTTCCATCATCTGGAATGACCTTAAATGATCGTTTTGCCATGTACCGAAGAAGAGCAGCAGAGATGGAAAGCACGAAGCCAAGAAAGAGCCCAGAGATACACCG GAGAATTGATGTTTCTCCAAGTGCTTTTAAGAAGCACTCTCACCTGTTTGAGGAGATGAAAAGCTCCATGGATAGCAGCAATAAG GCTGAgggtaaaaaaatgaaaaatgattctgtGGACCTTCGTTTGGATATTGAACGACGTAAAAAAATTTCCAGCAGAGAGGGGGACAATTATAAACCGGATTGGGGACAGCACTCAGAGGAGTCGCCAGAGTTAAGAAGGGAACAATATACTGGAAAGCCCTCCAAACACCATAGGAAGTCAAA GAAAAGCAAAAGGAAACGAGCCAGATCTcattcatcttcctcttcaacATCTTCCTCCTCTCAGTCCCATGAGGAAGCAGAAGCCAGAGAGGAGGGCTTTGACAAGGCCCGACTTGGACCTAAAGAGTACGGTGGAACAATGGAGGGAGGAAAACCACGTGGAGGATTT CAGTGCAGAGTAAGAGGTAGAGGTTGGAACAGGGGGAATTACCCTGGAAACAATAGCAACGGAATGACAATGCCAGATTACCTCAAGAATGAAGACTGGGATCCAGAGCATACTCCCAAGAGCAAGAAATATTATCTG CATGATGACAGggatggggagggagagaggaagtggaCTGACGCTCGGGGGCGTGGGCGTGGTAACGTCCCTTGCGTCAGGGGTCGTTTTATCTTACGGCGACCTACCAGCATAAGCACGACAAACGACAGCAGCCCAAAGTGGACCCACGACAAGTTCCAGGGTAGCAGCGAGGACGCTGACATGGCCGACGAGGATGTCGACCAGGATCACAAAGAAGAGAACAGCTTAGGGGTCAAAATCAACTTGAAGCAGTAA